In Candidatus Eisenbacteria bacterium, the sequence CGTGGTGGTGTCACGCGATCCGGCGACCGGCGAGCTGATCATTACGACCTCCGAAGCCACGGTGCGCGTCAAGCCCGGACTCAAGGACAAGGTGCGCCGGCGGTAACCGGCGCGCGGCCTCACACCGTGAGCCCCTCTTGCCTCAGCAGCTCCTGCATCAGCTTTGCGCTGCGGGCCGCCTGCCCGGCGTGGCAGTTGTTGAAGAACAGGTAGACGCGACGCGCCTGATCCGCCAGTTCGCCGATCTTCTTCACCCAGTCGGTGAGCTCGGAGACCTGGTAGTCCCAGTCATAACGCTCGCCCCCGCCGCCATACCAGGTCGCGGCGTTGCGCCCGTGAAAGCGCACGTAGGCGTCCTCGCTCGTCAGGTGCGTGACTGGCGGCAGCAAGTGAGGAAGCGCCGGTTCGTCGACCGCACACCATCCGATGCGACGCTCGCGCAGCGCTGGAACCACTTCGGGCGCGAGCCACGAATCGTGTCGGAACTCGACGAACAGCGGCTCATCGGCGAAGGCATCACGCACCGCCGCAAGGTGCAGGCGATTCGCCGGGGTGCGATGAAAGCCATAGGGGAACTGAGCCAGCAGGCCATCGAACTTGCCCGTCTGCTTCAAGGGTTCGAGCATGGCGCGAAAGCTCGCGACCGCATCGGCGCCAAGGGAGTGTTCGTGCGTCATGCTGCCGTGCAGCTTGACCACGAAGCGAAATTCCGGCGGCGTCTTCGCAGCCATGCGCTCGAGCGTGCGGGGCGGCGGGATGCGGTAGTAGGTTGAGTTCACCTCGACGGCCGGGAAGTGGCGCGCGTAGAACTCGAGGAAGTCTCCCGACTTCATGCCCTCCGGGTAGAAACGGCCCGGCCAGTCGGGGAACGAATAGCCCGAAGTGCCGACCAGGATTTGGGCGCGCTGAGTGCGCGGAGCGCGCGCCGTATCCACGCGCACCTCACTCACTCGCTCCTCCCCGAGTCGGAGTCGCGTGGACGAGAGCCCGGATCGCGACGCTTCAGCGCGCCGAACGGCACGTGTGTCGAGCGCGAACGGTGTGCCAGCGTTCCGGCCGGAACCACACTCGCCTCACCGAGTTTGTCGCGCACTCGATCGAGTGCCTCTCGCAACTTCTGGGCGCGAGTGTCGCCGGTGAACATCTCGAGCTGGCCGGCCTCGGAGCGCTTCGACAGCTGGGTCAAAGAAACACCGATCAGCCGAACGCGTTCGCCGCGCCACAGCTCGCCCCACAGAGCGCGCGCCACTTCGAACACCTGCGAGTGGTCATCGGTCGCGGTGGCCAGTACCCGCTGACGGATGCGTGTGCGAAATGCGTGGTCGCGCAGCTTGACCGCCACCGTGCGTCCCACGAAACCCTCGC encodes:
- a CDS encoding DUF72 domain-containing protein, with product MSEVRVDTARAPRTQRAQILVGTSGYSFPDWPGRFYPEGMKSGDFLEFYARHFPAVEVNSTYYRIPPPRTLERMAAKTPPEFRFVVKLHGSMTHEHSLGADAVASFRAMLEPLKQTGKFDGLLAQFPYGFHRTPANRLHLAAVRDAFADEPLFVEFRHDSWLAPEVVPALRERRIGWCAVDEPALPHLLPPVTHLTSEDAYVRFHGRNAATWYGGGGERYDWDYQVSELTDWVKKIGELADQARRVYLFFNNCHAGQAARSAKLMQELLRQEGLTV